A window of the Henckelia pumila isolate YLH828 chromosome 3, ASM3356847v2, whole genome shotgun sequence genome harbors these coding sequences:
- the LOC140892925 gene encoding serine/threonine-protein kinase ATR isoform X2: MANLSSLVHELRERIAASSSATSTTQNDDVLESRFRAVLPNLLHAYVVPSASAKEREVIAVLKLLAHTAKNFPGVFYHGKAGAVLPVIGRIIPFFAEPAFLSRHGTIFETVGSLLSLLRTGDRDAFRQFFMDTMLLAEDLAYVASVCNNTNSSKAKKVSVTSFCESVAAISNETALLSDIPTCNRPVNGYGISLDLTGQERFLPFATSVIKLLYKSLTEGTLNVEGLVDVPCVLAVCKLLCYGDDDLHMACFDFARLVGAGRNREIIPTEIFIQSMTIILNEDLEGVSVFRSAVYDSSLGGCLHALHSGSPDEIVRSTAADIVRIYSESLLKTGSLELKVIVDSVILWLYAALCSAYVRIAKMCPPQIWKPECLIYVLCSSEPMFQLIDCFKVAVSRLSPHLVGRIITDDRDISLLAFRDTANEISTVGGKRHTQGTDTSVTKRQKREDKFTDSGNKREEARNLCGFSGIREKEYADFLFNSLNLLVEFLKPPGENSNSMRTETALTAISILCVVFSEHPHTDLSICIFRQMCKWIFWMFEQQAKPGHPFTMDISIFLEAVDSLLLMQGSLSEENKNELFESTGDIGTLLRPVLKLSWNHSSSTIDYCPPWKAKCLSIRILSKIGSIAHSGVDLDVLDLGLRDEAEEVRIKAIIYMPLILRCCDVNFLMHMFNKLEILEKEKNDQVKKIIPLFLGHLACLYGCYEEASLGDSRYKLYLMNDLEKQESKLDNHFQGFWCSKCDGTIAFNHRSCSKVPWPNVQNTKFLLNCDYTHLQSLFFDLLYDESSEEVQVACVRMIQRILLHGPVDILLKTKTKWLQCLDFLLLHRNKIVRETFCSQIGFFLEDSVLNCLFISGGSANISREQVFMDKIKHAFAAAEDPLVLETLIETGATIMQAVDIHSQLFLFTLVLLIDQLGNPYVTVRLTASKLINRSCYVHHSGGLEQLISKVVHVRNELYYFLSMKLAYQSKLVEEFSAAVLGVETEEFVKRMIPIVLPRLVVLQHNNDQAVSTLCELAKYSNTDMVQLIVNWLPKVLAFALHQADGKELKSALQFYHEYTGSDNKEIFAAALPALLDELICFTDVDELEEISERLARVPRMIKDVAEILTGSEDLSGFLRNHYVGLLNSIDRKMLHAEDISLQKQAIRRIEMLIKLMGSHLSTYVPKIMVLLMHAINKDWLQGEGLSVLHFFIKQLALLSPSSIKHVISQVFAALVPFLERETENSFSHLHKIVEILEELVLQNKVILKQNIHEFPPVPDIPVLIKVNKMIQEACGLKTLKDQLRDVVDGLNHDNLNVRYMVASKLRKLLDLNREEFITLLTKEGDLMMDLVSSLITSLLKGCAEESRTSVGQRLKLICADCLGALGAVDPAKVKGFAITRFKIACADDDLIFELIHKHLARAFRAAPDTIVQDSAALAIQELLKLAGCQASLDDNISEQRKDKQPRKVGKSSTKDTNDCTEMVGRGQRLWDRFSDYVKEIIAPCLTSRFQLPNVSDSAASGPIYRPSMSFRRWIYFWIKKLTVHATGSRFTIFNACRGIVRHDMQIAMYLLPYLVLNAVCDGTEEARRGVTEEILSVLDAAASDNGTISVHGSNSGQSEVCIQAVFTLLDNLGQWVDDVEQELALSQPVQLSISKELAVKSKDRNTSLPKESQQAFVQCKHVSELLDAIPKVYLAKASVRCQAYARSLLYFESYVREKSGAFNPASERSGVFDDEDISYLMEIYSGLDEPDGLSGLASLRKSKSLQDHLLINKKAGNWAEALTSCEQALQMEPTSVQRHSDVLNCLLNMCHLQAMVTHVDGLLSRVPLYKKTWCTQGVQAAWRLGRWDLMDEYLSGADEEGLLCSSSESNALFDLDVAKILNAMMKKDQFSVAEKIALSKQALIAPLAAAGMDSYARAYPFVVKLHLLRELEDFNSLLNGQSFLSRRFHLGEPEFSRVLENWESRLKLTQPSLWTREPLLAFRRLVFCASGLDSQVGNCWIQYAKLCRSAGHYEVANRAILEAKAAGASNFNIEKAKLLWINKRADGAIAELQQSLLNMPVEVVGSAAISSITSLSVVPLNPPPLLVDTQSMNKNEDVAKTLLLYSRWIHYTGQKQKEDVISLYSRVKELQPKWEKGYFYMAKYCDEVLVDARKRQEDHSEQSPRVRQSISAVVSSTNVSTERRWWTYLPDVLLFYAKGLHRGHKNLFQALPRLLTLWFDFGSFYHRNNLSSNKDLANVHGKVMSIMRGCLKDLPTYQWLTVLPQLVSRICHQNEETVRLVKHIITSVLRRYPQQALWTIAAVTKSTVSSRREAAAEIIQAARRGPNQGGSNSMFVQFATLVDHLIKLCFHPGQAKARTINILTEFSALKRLMPVDIIMPTQESLTVNLPPCDTNLTDSGTSDIFSHSDLPTISGIADEAEILSSLQRPKKIILMGSDGIERPFLCKPKDDLRKDARMMEFNAMINRLLCKCPESRRRKLYIRTFAVIPLTEDCGMVEWVPYTRGLRHILQDIYISCGKFDRQKTNPQIKRVYDQFQSKMREDEMLKTKVLPMFPPVFHKWFRNTFSEPAAWFRARIAYAHTAAVWSMVGHIVGLGDRHGENILFDSTTGDCVHVDFSCLFDKGLQLEKPELVPFRLTQNMIDGLGITGYEGIYLRVCEITLSTLRSHKETLMSVLETFIHDPLVEWTKTHKSSGVEVQNPHAQRAINNIEARLQGVVVGVGAAPSLPLAVEGQARRLIAEAVSLKNLGKMYIWWMPWF, translated from the exons GCATGTTTTGACTTTGCACGCCTTGTTGGAGCAGGAAGAAATAGGGAGATTATTCCCACAGAAATCTTCATACAGTCGATGACAATTATATTGAATGAAGATCTTGAAGGAGTTTCAGTTTTCAG AAGTGCAGTTTATGATTCTTCTCTGGGTGGATGTCTTCATGCATTGCACTCTGGTTCTCCTGATGAAATTGTAAGGTCAACAGCGGCTGATATAGTACGCATATATTCTGAGTCTCTGTTGAAGACTGGGAGCTTGGAGCTCAAGGTTATAGTTGACTCTGTTATTTTGTGGTTATAT GCTGCCTTATGTAGCGCATATGTGAGGATTGCAAAAATGTGCCCCCCTCAAATTTGGAAGCCAGAGTGCCTTATTTATGTACTTTGCTCATCTGAGCCCATGTTTCAATTGATAGACTGCTTCAAAGTGGCAGTTTCCAGGCTTTCTCCTCACCTTGTTGGCAGGATTATTACAGATGATCGCGATATCAGTTTGTTGGCTTTTAGAGATACTGCAAATGAGATATCAACAGTTGGGGGGAAGAGACACACTCAGGGCACAGACACTTCAGTGACAAAGCGACAAAAGAGGGAAGATAAATTTACGGATTCTGGTAACAAAAGAGAGGAAGCTCGCAATCTATGTGGGTTTTCGGGAATTAGAGAAAAAGAATATGCTGATTTTCTGTTTAATTCTTTAAATCTATTGGTTGAATTTTTAAAACCTCCTGGGGAGAACTCTAATTCAATGAGGACAGAAACTGCCCTGACTGCTATTAGCATACTTTGTGTTGTTTTTTCTGAACATCCTCACACTGACCTTTCTATTTGCATATTTCGTCAAATGTGCAAGTGGATTTTTTGGATGTTTGAGCAG CAGGCAAAGCCAGGACATCCATTTACCATGGATATATCCATCTTCCTGGAAGCTGTTGACAGCCTGTTGCTCATGCAAG GGTCCCTTTCTGAAGAGAATAAGAATGAACTCTTTGAAAGTACGGGTGACATTGGAACTCTATTGCGCCCCGTGCTAAAGCTTTCATGGAATCATTCTTCTTCAACAATCGATTATTGCCCGCCTTGGAAGGCAAAGTGTCTGTCAATTCGAATTTTGTCTAAGATCGGGTCTATAGCTCACAGTGGAGTGGatcttgatgttttggacttgggGCTTCGTGATGAAGCAGAAGAAGTTAGAATTAAAGCTATTATTTATATGCCATTGATACTTCGATGCTGTGATGTTAATTTTCTGATGCATATGTTCAACAAACTGGA GATCCTggagaaagaaaaaaatgacCAAGTCAAGAAAATCATTCCCCTTTTTCTGGGTCATCTGGCATGCCTCTATGGATGTTATGAGGAAGCATCACTTGGTGATAGTAGATACAAACTATACTTGATGAATGATCTGGAGAAACAGGAATCTAAATTGGATAATCACTTTCAAGGATTTTGGTGTTCAAAGTGTGATGGTACTATAGCATTCAATCACCGATCCTGCTCGAAAGTTCCGTGGCCTAATGTGCAGAACACTAAATTTCTTTTGAATTGTGATTACACGCATTTGCAGTCTCTCTTTTTTGACCTCCTTTATGATGAATCATCGGAAGAAGTTCAAGTTGCTTGTGTGAGAATGATTCAGAGAATCCTTTTGCATGGACCTGTAGATATTTTacttaaaacaaaaacaaaatggcTTCAGTGTCTTGATTTTTTACTACTACACAGGAATAAAATTGTGAGGGAGACATTTTGTTCACAGATTGGTTTCTTCCTCGAGGATTCtgttttaaattgtttatttatcaGTGGGGGTTCTGCAAATATATCTAGGGAACAGGTGTTTATGGACAAGATAAAACATGCTTTTGCAGCTGCTGAAGATCCTCTGGTTTTGGAAACTCTAATAGAAACCGGAGCAACAATTATGCAAGCTGTTGATATTCATAGTCAACTGTTTCTCTTCACCCTTGTTCTGTTAATAGATCAGCTTGGCAATCCATACGTGACAGTGAGGCTAACTGCATCAAAGTTGATAAACAGATCTTGCTATGTCCACCATAGCGGGGGACTTGAACAACTCATTTCTAAAGTTGTGCATGTTCGAAATgaattgtattattttttatccaTGAAGCTTGCCTATCAATCAAAATTGGTAGAAGAGTTCTCTGCAGCTGTTCTTGGTGTGGAAACTGAAGAATTTGTCAAGAGAATGATTCCCATTGTTCTTCCAAGGCTTGTTGTTCTCCAACACAATAACGACCAAGCAGTATCCACTTTATGTGAGTTGGCCAAATACTCGAACACAGATATGGTACAACTGATTGTTAATTGGCTGCCTAAAGTGCTTGCATTTGCTCTTCACCAAGCTGATGGGAAAGAACTAAAATCTGCTCTGCAGTTCTACCATGAATACACTGGGTCTGATAACAAAGAAATCTTTGCAGCTGCTTTACCTGCACTTTTAGATGAACTTATATGCTTTACAGACGTAGATGAACTAGAAGAAATAAGTGAAAG ATTAGCCAGGGTTCCTCGAATGATAAAAGATGTGGCAGAAATTCTTACTGGAAGTGAAGATTTGTCAGGATTTTTGAGGAACCATTATGTTGGTCTGTTGAACAGCATTGACAGAAAAATGCTTCACGCAGAGGATATATCCTTGCAAAAACAAGCCATCAGGCGGATAGAGATGCtgattaaattaatgggctctCATCTTAGCACCTATGTACCAAAAATTATGGTCCTTCTCATGCATGCTATCAATAAGGATTGGCTCCAGGGTGAAGGTCTCTCGGTTTTGCATTTCTTCATAAAGCAATTGGCATTATTGTCACCGTCTAGCATTAAACATGTGATTTCCCAAGTTTTTGCTGCTCTAGTCCCTTTTCTGGAGAGAGAGACTGAAAATTCATTTTCCCACTTGCATAAAATTGTGGAGATATTGGAAGAGCTTGTGCTTCAGAATAAGGTCATCTTAAAGCAAAATATCCACGAGTTCCCTCCCGTACCCGACATTCCTGTTCTGATTAAAGTAAACAAAATGATTCAAGAAGCATGTGGATTGAAGACTCTGAAAGATCAGTTACGTGATGTTGTGGATGGATTAAATCATGATAACTTAAATGTGAGATACATGGTAGCATCTAAGCTAAGGAAATTGCTGGACCTGAATAGGGAAGAGTTTATAACTTTGCTCACTAAGGAGGGGGATCTAATGATGGATCTCGTGAGCTCTTTGATAACTTCATTACTTAAAGGTTGTGCAGAGGAATCAAGAACTTCAGTTGGACAACGTCTGAAGTTGATATGCGCTGATTGCCTTGGAGCACTTGGTGCTGTTGATCCTGCCAAAGTCAAGGGATTTGCCATCACTCGGTTTAAGATTGCATGTGCTGATGATGATTTAATATTTGAGTTGATCCACAAACATCTGGCCAGGGCTTTCAGAGCTGCACCTGACACCATCGTTCAAGATTCGGCTGCATTGGCTATTCAGGAGCTGCTAAAGCTCGCTGGTTGCCAGGCATCACTTGATGATAACATTTCAGAACAAAGAAAAGACAAACAACCCCGAAAGGTGGGAAAATCTTCTACCAAGGACACAAATGATTGCACTGAAATGGTTGGTAGGGGGCAGAGATTGTGGGACCGTTTTTCTGATTATGTCAAAGAGATTATAGCCCCTTGCTTAACCTCAAGATTCCAGCTGCCTAATGTGTCAGATTCCGCTGCTTCTGGTCCAATATACCGACCTTCAATGTCGTTCAGAAGATGgatatatttttggattaaaaaattAACTGTCCATGCCACTGGCTCCCGGTTTACAATTTTTAATGCTTGCCGAGGTATTGTGCGTCATGATATGCAAATTGCAATGTATCTTTTACCTTATTTAGTCTTGAATGCTGTATGTGATGGTACTGAGGAGGCACGCCGTGGAGTAACTGAGGAAATTCTATCAGTTCTTGATGCAGCAGCCTCTGATAATGGAACTATTTCTGTGCATGGTAGTAATTCTGGACAAAGTGAAGTGTGCATTCAAGCTGTGTTTACCCTTCTTGATAATCTAGGCCAATGGGTGGATGACGTTGAGCAAGAACTTGCCCTATCTCAGCCTGTTCAGTTATCTATCTCTAAGGAGCTAGCTGTCAAATCCAAGGATAGAAACACATCACTTCCAAAGGAATCACAACAAGCATTTGTGCAATGTAAGCATGTATCCGAACTCCTGGATGCAATTCCCAAGGTATATCTTGCTAAGGCCTCTGTCAGGTGTCAGGCTTATGCCAGATCTTTATTATACTTTGAGTCTTATGTGCGGGAGAAGTCAGGAGCTTTCAATCCTGCTTCTGAAAGGAGTGGTGTCTTTGACGATGAAGACATCTCTTATCTAATGGAAATATACAGTGGATTAGATGAGCCAGATGGGTTGTCTGGTCTGGCATCTTTGCGCAAGTCAAAGAGCTTGCAAGACCATCTCCTGATTAATAAAAAGGCAGGAAACTGGGCTGAAGCTCTGACTTCTTGTGAGCAAGCTTTGCAGATGGAGCCCACTTCTGTTCAGAGGCATTCTGATGTCCTTAACTGTTTGTTGAACATGTGTCATTTACAGGCCATGGTAACTCATGTTGATGGATTACTTTCGAGGGTTCCTCTATACAAGAAAACATGGTGTACACAAGGTGTTCAGGCTGCATGGAGGCTTGGGAGGTGGGACTTGATGGATGAATACCTAAGTGGAGCTGATGAAGAAGGATTACTTTGTAGCAGCTCTGAGAGTAATGCTCTTTTTGACTTGGATGTTGCAAAAATTCTTAATGCAATGATGAAAAAGGATCAATTTTCTGTTGCTGAGAAAATTGCATTATCGAAACAAGCTCTTATTGCTCCTCTTGCTGCTGCTGGGATGGATTCTTATGCACGAGCTTACCCATTCGTCGTCAAGCTTCACTTGCTTCGGGAGCTGGAGGACTTTAATTCGCTTCTAAATGGTCAGTCTTTTTTGAGTAGAAGATTCCATCTTGGTGAACCAGAGTTCTCTAGAGTTTTGGAAAACTGGGAGAGTCGATTGAAACTTACGCAGCCATCTCTTTGGACTAGAGAACCGCTTTTGGCATTTCGAAGGCTTGTTTTTTGTGCCAGCGGTCTTGATTCTCAAGTTGGTAACTGCTGGATACAGTATGCAAAGCTGTGTCGATCAGCTGGCCATTATGAAGTTGCAAATAGAGCAATTTTAGAAGCCAAGGCAGCAGGTGCTTCCAATTTTAACATTGAGAAAGCGAAGCTCCTGTGGATCAATAAGAGGGCTGATGGTGCCATAGCGGAGTTGCAACAATCACTTCTCAACATGCCTGTGGAAGTTGTTGGCTCTGCTGCTATTTCGTCAATCACTAGCCTCTCTGTTGTTCCTCTTAACCCTCCGCCTTTACTGGTAGATACTCAATCGATGAATAAAAATGAAGATGTGGCAAAGACCCTCCTCTTATACTCGAGGTGGATTCACTACACTGGGCAAAAGCAGAAGGAAGATGTAATAAGTCTGTATTCTAGGGTGAAGGAACTCCAGCCCAAGTGGGAGAAAGGATACTTTTATATGGCAAAATATTGCGATGAAGTGCTTGTTGATGCTAGAAAGCGCCAGGAGGACCATTCTGAACAGTCTCCAAGAGTGAGACAATCCATTTCAGCTGTTGTCTCATCGACTAATGTGAGTACTGAGAGAAGGTGGTGGACTTACCTTCCTGATGTTCTTTTGTTTTATGCGAAGGGACTACATAGGGGGCACAAGAATCTCTTTCAAGCCCTACCAAGGTTGTTAACATTGTGGTTTGACTTTGGAAGTTTTTATCACAGAAATAATTTGTCATCCAATAAAGATTTGGCGAATGTTCACGGGAAG GTTATGAGCATCATGAGAGGGTGTTTAAAGGACTTGCCCACCTACCAGTGGTTAACTGTCTTGCCTCAGTTAGTTTCAAGAATTTGCCACCAGAATGAAGAAACTGTCCGCTTAGTGAAACACATTATTACTTCTGTGCTCCGTCGATATCCACAGCAAGCTCTATGGACCATTGCAGCTGTTACAAAATCCACAGTTTCTTCAAGGAGGGAGGCTGCTGCTGAGATTATACAAGCTGCAAGAAGAGGACCCAATCAGGGAGGTTCGAACTCTATGTTTGTGCAGTTTGCCACCCTAGTTGATCATCTCATAAAGCTGTGTTTTCATCCAGGCCAAGCAAAGGCAAGGACGATTAACATTTTGACTGAATTTAGCGCCCTTAAGAGGCTGATGCCTGTGGATATCATAATGCCTACCCAGGAATCTCTTACTGTTAATTTACCTCCATGTGATACGAATCTAACTGATTCTGGTACATCTGATATCTTTTCACATTCGGATCTTCCGACAATATCAGGAATAGCTGATGAGGCCGAGATTCTTTCCTCGCTTCAGCGTCCAAAGAAA ATAATTCTCATGGGCAGTGATGGAATTGAACGTCCATTTCTATGCAAACCAAAAGATGACCTAAGAAAAGATGCACGCATGATGGAGTTCAATGCAATGATAAATCGTCTGCTATGCAAGTGTCCTGAAAGTCGTCGGAGGAAGCTTTATATTCGTACTTTTGCAGTGATTCCATTGACAGAAGATTGTGGTATGGTTGAGTGGGTCCCTTACACTCGTGGACTCCGACATATTCTCCAGGACATTTACATAAGCTGTGGAAAGTTTGACAGACAGAAAACAAATCCTCAAATTAAGCGTGTTTATGATCAATTCCAAAGTAAAATGCGAGAAGACGAAATGCTGAAGACCAAAGTTTTGCCAATGTTCCCTCCAGTCTTCCATAAATGGTTCCGAAACACATTTTCAGAACCAGCTGCATGGTTTAGGGCTCGGATAGCGTATGCACATACTGCAGCAGTTTGGTCCATGGTTGGTCATATCGTTGGCCTTGGGGATAGGCATGGTGAAAACATTCTCTTTGACTCTACCACGGGCGATTGTGTGCATGTGGACTTTAGTTGCTTGTTTGACAAAGGCCTTCAGTTGGAGAAACCAGAGTTGGTGCCTTTCAGGCTGACACAG AACATGATTGATGGGCTAGGGATAACTGGATATGAGGGCATTTACCTCCGGGTTTGCGAGATCACCCTCTCAACGCTACGCAGTCACAAGGAGACACTCATGAGCGTCTTGGAAACTTTCATCCACGATCCCCTCGTGGAATGGACAAAAACCCACAAGTCCAGTGGGGTAGAAGTACAAAACCCCCATGCGCAG CGAGCCATCAATAATATCGAAGCACGTCTGCAAGGAGTTGTGGTTGGTGTTGGTGCAGCGCCCTCTTTGCCTCTTGCCGTTGAAGGACAAGCTCGCCGTCTGATCGCAGAGGCAGTTTCACTTAAAAACCTGGGAAAGATGTACATATGGTGGATGCCTTGGTTTTAG